In Reinekea thalattae, a genomic segment contains:
- a CDS encoding phosphomannomutase CpsG (capsular polysaccharide biosynthesis protein; catalyzes the formation of D-mannose 6-phosphate from alpha-D-mannose 1-phosphate) produces MTLTCFKAYDIRGELGVELNVDIAYKIGRAFASFLKPKKVVVGWDVRETSPELKDAFAQGVLDYGADVIDLGLCGTEEVYFGTKFLQADGGCMVTASHNPINYNGMKMVRDEAKPISADTGLSDIRKMAEEESYDAKAATPGTLTQLDNRAHYVEHLMSYIDIANLKPMKIVVNAGNGAAGPSLDAIEAELKKRGAPIKLIKINHEPDSSFPNGIPNPLLHDQQPVTGKAVKDHGADLGIAWDGDFDRCFLWDEDANFIEGYYIVGLLAEAFLAKQPGAKIVYDPRLTWNTLEIVEAAGGEAIQSVSGHAFIKEKMRSEDAVYGGEMSAHHYFKDFAYADSGMIPWLLVVDLLSRKNTTLKALVEDRMAKFPSPGEINSKVADADEAMARVFEQYKADAIAVERVDGLSLFFENWRFNLRKSNTEPVIRLNVETRGDRALMDEKTQDLLALIRQ; encoded by the coding sequence ATGACGTTGACCTGCTTCAAAGCCTACGATATTCGAGGAGAGTTGGGAGTCGAACTCAATGTGGATATTGCCTATAAGATAGGCCGAGCTTTCGCTTCATTCTTAAAGCCTAAAAAAGTGGTTGTCGGTTGGGATGTGCGAGAAACCTCGCCAGAATTAAAAGATGCCTTTGCTCAAGGTGTTTTAGACTACGGTGCAGACGTGATCGATCTAGGTCTCTGCGGTACCGAAGAGGTGTACTTTGGCACCAAGTTTTTACAGGCCGACGGTGGTTGTATGGTAACGGCAAGCCATAACCCGATTAATTACAACGGCATGAAAATGGTACGTGATGAAGCCAAGCCGATTTCTGCTGATACCGGCCTTAGCGACATTCGTAAAATGGCAGAAGAGGAAAGCTACGATGCCAAAGCTGCTACGCCAGGTACGCTGACCCAGTTGGATAATCGAGCTCACTATGTTGAGCATTTGATGAGCTACATCGATATCGCCAATTTAAAGCCGATGAAAATCGTCGTAAATGCCGGTAATGGTGCCGCAGGTCCAAGTTTGGACGCCATTGAAGCCGAGCTTAAAAAGCGTGGTGCACCGATCAAGTTGATTAAAATTAACCACGAACCTGACTCCAGCTTCCCTAATGGTATTCCAAACCCATTATTGCACGACCAGCAGCCAGTGACGGGCAAAGCCGTGAAAGACCATGGTGCCGATCTAGGTATTGCTTGGGATGGTGACTTTGATCGCTGTTTCTTATGGGATGAGGACGCTAATTTCATTGAGGGTTATTACATCGTTGGCCTGCTGGCGGAAGCCTTTTTGGCGAAGCAGCCGGGCGCTAAAATTGTTTATGATCCAAGATTAACCTGGAATACCCTTGAAATTGTTGAAGCCGCTGGCGGCGAAGCTATCCAATCGGTTTCTGGTCATGCCTTTATTAAAGAGAAGATGCGCTCAGAAGATGCCGTCTACGGTGGTGAGATGTCGGCGCACCATTACTTTAAAGACTTCGCTTATGCAGATTCAGGCATGATTCCTTGGTTATTGGTTGTTGATTTACTGAGCCGTAAGAACACCACCCTTAAAGCCTTAGTGGAAGATCGCATGGCGAAATTCCCAAGCCCAGGTGAAATTAACAGCAAGGTAGCCGATGCCGATGAAGCCATGGCGCGCGTGTTTGAGCAATATAAAGCAGACGCTATTGCCGTTGAGCGAGTGGATGGTCTTTCATTATTCTTTGAAAACTGGCGCTTTAATTTGCGTAAGTCCAATACCGAGCCGGTTATCCGTTTAAACGTTGAAACACGTGGTGACCGAGCATTGATGGATGAAAAGACTCAAGATTTGTTGGCTTTGATTCGTCAATAG
- a CDS encoding pseudouridine synthase has translation MSDVSVIYEDEYLIAVDKPAGLLVHPSWLDRHESDTLSHRLKSYFQQQGASHKVHTVHRLDRPTSGIMLVAKSEAVARDLAEQFRNGSIKKRYWAICRGFCEPEFSVDYALVEQLDKIADKYAQQDKPAQPAVTYFKRLAIAELAHPVSRYSKSRFSWLECQPETGRKHQIRRHLKHVRHPILVDSRYGCRHHNKLAQQQLGIASLALRAVSIDFFHPVLNKNMMLEVPANPLWLSALREFGWF, from the coding sequence ATGAGTGATGTTTCGGTTATTTATGAAGATGAGTACCTGATCGCGGTCGACAAGCCTGCCGGTTTGCTTGTTCATCCGTCATGGCTTGATCGCCATGAAAGCGATACGTTAAGTCATCGATTAAAAAGCTATTTTCAGCAGCAGGGCGCTAGCCATAAGGTGCATACAGTACACCGATTAGATCGACCGACCAGTGGCATTATGTTGGTGGCGAAATCTGAAGCGGTGGCGCGTGATCTAGCCGAACAGTTTCGTAATGGATCGATTAAAAAGCGCTATTGGGCGATTTGCCGTGGCTTTTGTGAGCCTGAATTTAGCGTCGATTATGCCTTGGTTGAGCAGCTCGATAAAATCGCCGATAAATACGCTCAGCAAGATAAGCCTGCACAGCCTGCCGTTACTTACTTTAAGCGTCTCGCCATTGCCGAGCTGGCGCATCCAGTCAGTCGATACTCAAAAAGTCGATTCTCTTGGTTGGAGTGCCAGCCTGAAACAGGGCGTAAGCACCAAATTCGTCGTCACCTAAAGCATGTTCGCCACCCCATTTTGGTGGATAGCCGGTACGGTTGCAGGCATCACAATAAGCTAGCTCAACAGCAGTTGGGTATTGCCTCGCTAGCCTTGAGGGCGGTTTCTATCGATTTTTTCCATCCTGTACTAAATAAAAATATGATGCTCGAAGTCCCTGCAAACCCCTTATGGCTCAGTGCTTTACGTGAATTTGGCTGGTTTTAG